In a genomic window of Leifsonia xyli subsp. cynodontis DSM 46306:
- the purD gene encoding phosphoribosylamine--glycine ligase: MKILVLGSGAREHAIITALLAERAGHEIVAAPGNAGIAADVAVEPGLDTLNGAAVTAFAIENGFELVVIGPEAPLVAGVADPLRTHGIPVFGPGRAAAQLEGSKTFAKRIMDEAGVPTGRAVRAATLAEAGSALDEFGAPYVVKADGLAAGKGVIVTEDREAALAHAERYLTHGSVLVEEFLDGEEVSLFLVSDGHTVLPLSPAQDYKRLLNDDAGPNTGGMGAYSPLAWLPETFVDEVIDTVALPTVRQLAAEQTPFIGLLYCGLIVTATGIRVIEFNARFGDPETQVVLPRLVTPLSTLLFAAATGTLSGMPRPEFAPDTAVTVVLASEGYPESPRTGRPIAGLEEAAAVPEVTIAHAATARDEATGALLATGGRVLSVVARGATFADARTRAYDALSRIRLDGSQYRTDIAARA, translated from the coding sequence GTGAAGATTCTGGTCCTCGGTTCCGGTGCCCGCGAGCACGCCATCATCACTGCTCTCCTGGCGGAGCGGGCCGGCCACGAGATCGTGGCTGCCCCCGGCAACGCGGGCATCGCCGCCGACGTAGCGGTCGAGCCGGGTCTGGACACGCTGAACGGCGCGGCCGTCACCGCGTTCGCGATCGAGAACGGCTTCGAGCTCGTCGTCATCGGCCCCGAGGCTCCGCTGGTCGCGGGCGTGGCCGATCCGCTGCGCACGCACGGCATCCCGGTTTTCGGCCCGGGACGGGCGGCCGCTCAGCTCGAGGGCTCCAAGACCTTCGCGAAGCGGATCATGGACGAAGCGGGCGTCCCCACCGGCCGGGCCGTGCGAGCGGCCACCCTGGCCGAGGCCGGAAGCGCCCTGGACGAGTTCGGCGCGCCCTACGTCGTCAAAGCCGACGGGCTGGCAGCCGGCAAGGGCGTCATCGTCACGGAGGACCGGGAGGCGGCGCTCGCCCACGCGGAGCGCTACCTCACGCACGGCAGCGTCCTCGTCGAGGAGTTCCTGGACGGCGAGGAGGTCTCCCTCTTCCTCGTGAGCGACGGCCACACCGTGCTCCCGCTCAGCCCGGCGCAGGACTACAAGCGCCTGCTCAACGACGACGCTGGCCCCAACACCGGCGGGATGGGCGCCTACTCGCCGCTAGCCTGGCTCCCGGAGACCTTCGTGGACGAGGTGATCGACACCGTCGCCCTGCCCACCGTGCGCCAGCTCGCGGCCGAGCAGACGCCGTTCATCGGACTGCTCTACTGCGGTCTCATCGTCACCGCGACGGGCATCCGGGTCATCGAGTTCAACGCGCGCTTCGGCGACCCCGAGACGCAGGTCGTCCTCCCGCGGCTGGTGACCCCGCTCTCGACCCTGCTCTTCGCCGCCGCGACCGGCACACTGTCCGGGATGCCGCGTCCCGAGTTCGCGCCCGACACCGCCGTGACCGTCGTGCTGGCGAGCGAGGGCTACCCGGAGTCCCCGCGCACCGGCCGGCCGATCGCCGGGCTGGAGGAAGCCGCCGCCGTCCCGGAGGTGACCATCGCCCACGCCGCCACCGCCCGCGACGAGGCGACCGGCGCCCTCCTGGCGACCGGTGGCCGCGTCCTGTCGGTCGTCGCGCGCGGCGCCACGTTCGCCGACGCCCGCACGCGCGCCTACGACGCCCTCTCCCGCATCCGCCTCGACGGCTCCCAGTACCGCACCGACATCGCCGCCCGCGCCTAA
- a CDS encoding phosphoribosylaminoimidazolesuccinocarboxamide synthase has product MPGWKRVYSGKVRDLFVPEAAEGLNDADTVLVVASDRVSAFDHVLEPGIPGKGELLTTLSLWWFDRLDVHNHLIPDHTLEGERVGERIPAAVSGRSMLVKPLDMFPIECVVRGYLTGSGWREYQESQSVCGLPLPAGLADGDRLPEPIYTPAWKAPLGKHDENISYERTVELVGAEAAERLRELSLAVYGRGAAIAEERGVIIADTKFEFGADRETGEITLADEVLTSDSSRYWDAAAASDGRTPKERMASFDKQIVRDWLAANWDRTGTPPVLPAEIVERTAGRYRALVERLTGA; this is encoded by the coding sequence ATGCCGGGGTGGAAGCGTGTGTATTCGGGGAAGGTGCGGGACCTTTTCGTGCCGGAGGCCGCCGAGGGGCTGAACGACGCCGACACCGTGCTCGTGGTCGCGAGCGACCGCGTCAGCGCCTTCGACCACGTCCTCGAGCCGGGCATCCCGGGCAAAGGCGAGCTCCTGACCACGCTGAGTCTGTGGTGGTTCGATCGGCTGGACGTACACAACCATCTGATCCCGGATCACACCCTGGAGGGCGAACGCGTCGGAGAGCGCATCCCCGCCGCGGTCTCCGGGCGGTCGATGCTGGTGAAGCCGCTCGACATGTTCCCGATCGAGTGCGTGGTCCGCGGCTACCTGACGGGAAGCGGATGGCGGGAGTACCAGGAGAGTCAGAGCGTGTGCGGCCTCCCGCTGCCGGCCGGGCTCGCCGACGGCGACCGGCTGCCGGAGCCGATCTACACCCCGGCCTGGAAGGCGCCGCTCGGGAAGCACGACGAGAACATCAGCTACGAGCGCACCGTCGAATTGGTGGGCGCCGAGGCGGCCGAGAGGCTGCGGGAGCTGTCGCTTGCCGTCTACGGGCGCGGCGCGGCGATCGCGGAGGAGCGGGGCGTGATCATCGCCGACACGAAGTTCGAGTTCGGGGCCGACCGCGAGACCGGCGAGATCACGCTCGCCGACGAGGTGCTGACGAGCGACTCCAGCCGATACTGGGACGCGGCGGCGGCCAGTGACGGCCGCACGCCGAAGGAGCGGATGGCGAGCTTCGACAAGCAGATCGTCCGCGACTGGCTGGCGGCGAACTGGGACAGGACGGGAACGCCCCCGGTGCTGCCCGCGGAGATCGTGGAGCGGACGGCCGGGCGCTACCGCGCGCTCGTGGAGCGGTTGACCGGGGCCTGA
- a CDS encoding VOC family protein, producing the protein MAELLPADSTMGAVTLRVADLDTLTAYYRDAVTLSVLTAEGERVVLGRGSVPAVILEHAPELRHAGPGEAGLFHTAILFDSEEALAAAVHSVARHAPGTFTGSADHLVSKAFYFTDPEGNGVELYWDRDRSQWSWTHGQVEMDRLFIDPNQFLQEHLTERGAALAEGATPFGEAAVGHIHLSIGDLASAREFYAERLGFEVTATFGNSALFVSAGGYHHHLGMNTWNSRGAGRRGLALGLGEVEIRVPGRDDLGALTERMQHYGVPTRDDGRTVSFEDPWANAVRVVA; encoded by the coding sequence ATGGCCGAACTCCTCCCCGCCGATTCCACGATGGGTGCGGTGACGCTCCGGGTCGCCGACCTGGACACGTTGACCGCCTACTACCGCGATGCCGTCACCCTCTCCGTGCTCACCGCCGAGGGCGAACGGGTCGTCCTCGGCCGGGGGAGCGTCCCCGCCGTCATCCTGGAGCACGCGCCGGAGCTCCGGCACGCGGGACCGGGGGAGGCGGGGCTCTTCCACACAGCGATCCTCTTCGACAGCGAGGAGGCGCTGGCGGCTGCTGTCCACTCCGTCGCACGGCACGCACCGGGGACCTTCACCGGCAGCGCCGACCACCTCGTGAGCAAAGCGTTCTACTTCACCGACCCCGAAGGCAACGGGGTGGAGCTGTACTGGGACCGCGACCGGAGCCAGTGGAGCTGGACGCACGGACAGGTCGAGATGGACAGGCTGTTCATCGACCCGAACCAATTCCTGCAGGAACATCTCACCGAGCGCGGGGCCGCCCTGGCCGAGGGCGCGACACCGTTCGGGGAGGCGGCCGTCGGCCACATCCACCTCTCCATCGGTGATCTGGCGTCGGCGCGTGAGTTCTACGCCGAGCGCCTCGGGTTCGAGGTGACGGCCACGTTCGGGAATTCGGCGCTCTTCGTCTCCGCCGGCGGCTACCATCACCACCTCGGGATGAACACCTGGAACAGTCGCGGCGCAGGACGGCGCGGCCTCGCACTCGGACTCGGCGAGGTCGAGATCCGCGTGCCCGGCCGGGACGATCTGGGCGCGCTGACGGAGCGGATGCAGCACTACGGCGTGCCCACCCGCGACGACGGCCGGACGGTCTCCTTCGAAGACCCGTGGGCGAACGCGGTGCGCGTGGTCGCCTGA
- a CDS encoding IS30-like element ISLxc3 family transposase, producing MSRREAAAAVGVNIRTARDWDNGVRKTAHRRYYPDGRVVDYKTGMTTFLDGTETISPAAIFQLERKLDPRFLSLEEREQIRDLLRDGLSLRSIAAQLRRSPSTISREISRNRSSTGIYHPFAAHRYSAKRRPRPKPRRLVTELRLRAFVESKLALRWSPEQITRALIRQFPDDVGMRVATETIYQTLYLQGRGQLRRDLATALRTGRARRRPNRGTNARRSRFVDPMLMISERPAEVADRAVPGHWEGDLIIGADHASAIGTLVERTTRFVMLVHLPTDHAAETVRDGLIRTMSGLPAELKKSLTWDQGAEMAAHKTFTIATDMDVYFCDPASPWQRGSNENTNGLLRQYFPKGTDLSQHSPADLARVAHELNTRPRKTLGWETPAQRLAKLPTS from the coding sequence ATCTCGCGTCGCGAAGCAGCGGCTGCCGTCGGGGTGAACATCCGCACGGCACGGGATTGGGATAACGGTGTCCGGAAGACCGCTCATCGCCGCTATTACCCAGATGGTCGGGTCGTCGATTACAAAACAGGTATGACGACGTTTCTTGACGGCACCGAGACAATCTCGCCGGCGGCGATCTTTCAGCTGGAGAGGAAGCTCGATCCGCGGTTCCTTTCGCTGGAGGAACGTGAGCAGATCCGGGATCTCCTCCGCGATGGGTTGTCACTGCGGAGCATCGCCGCCCAGCTGCGGCGGTCGCCATCCACGATCAGTCGGGAAATCTCCCGGAACCGGTCCTCGACCGGGATCTATCACCCCTTCGCAGCACATCGCTACTCGGCGAAGCGTCGCCCACGGCCAAAGCCGCGAAGACTGGTGACAGAGCTGCGGTTGCGTGCTTTCGTTGAGTCGAAGCTGGCGTTGCGGTGGTCTCCCGAGCAGATCACTCGAGCCCTGATCCGTCAGTTCCCGGACGACGTTGGGATGCGAGTGGCGACCGAGACGATCTACCAGACGCTCTATCTCCAAGGACGCGGCCAGCTGCGCCGTGATCTCGCGACAGCGCTGCGTACCGGGCGCGCACGTCGCCGACCGAACCGGGGAACCAACGCACGTCGTTCGCGGTTCGTCGACCCGATGCTCATGATCTCCGAGCGCCCCGCTGAGGTCGCTGATCGTGCTGTTCCAGGGCATTGGGAAGGCGATCTCATCATCGGCGCTGACCACGCCAGCGCGATCGGCACCCTCGTCGAGCGAACCACCAGGTTCGTGATGCTCGTCCACCTCCCGACCGACCACGCTGCCGAGACCGTCCGCGATGGCCTCATTCGGACGATGAGCGGCCTGCCGGCCGAACTGAAGAAGTCGCTGACCTGGGACCAGGGTGCGGAGATGGCCGCCCACAAGACGTTCACGATCGCCACCGACATGGACGTCTACTTCTGCGACCCAGCCTCGCCCTGGCAGCGCGGTTCTAACGAGAACACGAACGGGTTGCTGAGGCAGTACTTCCCGAAGGGCACCGACCTCTCACAGCACTCGCCCGCGGACCTTGCCCGAGTCGCACACGAACTCAACACCCGCCCACGCAAAACGCTCGGCTGGGAAACCCCAGCCCAGCGCCTCGCTAAACTACCTACCAGCTAA
- a CDS encoding DHA2 family efflux MFS transporter permease subunit produces the protein MEREWKPWPALWALVIGFFMILIDTTIVSVANPSIMKGLNLGTDYNAVIWVTSAYLLAYAVPLLITGRLGDRFGPKNIYLIGLVIFTLASAWCGFSGDMPGGGIGMLITARVVQGLGAALMTPQTMAVIIRIFPPDRRGAAMGLWGAVAGVATLVGPLLGGVLVDALGWEWIFFINLPVGVVAFVLALRLVPALPTHSHRFDILGVVLSAAGMFLLVFGIQEGGTYDWGVIWGPISVWGLIVAGIVVLIGFVVWQALNKREPLLPLTLFKDRNFSLSNGAITAVGFAVTCMALPLVFYFQTVRGLTPTQSALMLAPTAVFSGALAPVMGKLIDKINPKFIATPGLVLFGLALFLYSQMLSPDVNIGLLLIPSALLGIAMSGVWGPISATTTRNLPLSQAGAGSGVFNTTRQVGAVLGSASIAALISGRLAVDLPKLPGGASASGATTGTELPAFLHAGFTQAMSESLLLPAAVAVLGALFVVWWEKPRPPAWGPRAAGAGSGAGKDAGADTGEPESVTAGAAAGAAPHGSHASEAPVDAVRHGVHAAEVPAPDEDGHRGMHAAPAER, from the coding sequence ATGGAACGCGAATGGAAGCCCTGGCCCGCCCTCTGGGCGCTGGTCATCGGATTCTTCATGATCCTCATCGACACCACCATCGTCTCCGTGGCGAACCCGTCGATCATGAAGGGGCTGAACCTCGGCACCGACTACAACGCGGTCATCTGGGTGACGAGCGCCTACCTGCTCGCCTACGCCGTGCCGCTCCTCATCACCGGTCGTCTCGGCGACCGCTTCGGCCCGAAGAACATCTACCTGATCGGCCTCGTGATCTTCACTCTCGCCTCCGCCTGGTGCGGGTTCTCCGGAGATATGCCGGGGGGCGGCATCGGGATGCTGATCACCGCCCGCGTCGTCCAGGGACTCGGCGCGGCGCTGATGACGCCGCAGACGATGGCCGTCATCATCCGCATCTTCCCGCCGGACCGCCGCGGCGCAGCGATGGGCCTGTGGGGCGCGGTCGCCGGCGTGGCGACGCTCGTCGGCCCGCTGCTCGGCGGCGTCCTGGTCGACGCGCTCGGCTGGGAGTGGATCTTCTTCATCAACCTCCCGGTCGGTGTCGTCGCGTTCGTCCTCGCGCTGCGGCTGGTCCCGGCGCTGCCGACGCACTCGCACCGGTTCGACATCCTCGGTGTCGTGCTCTCGGCGGCCGGTATGTTCCTGCTGGTGTTCGGCATCCAGGAGGGCGGCACCTACGATTGGGGCGTCATCTGGGGCCCGATCAGCGTGTGGGGTCTGATCGTCGCCGGCATCGTCGTCTTGATCGGCTTCGTCGTCTGGCAGGCCCTGAACAAGAGGGAGCCGCTGCTGCCGCTCACCCTGTTCAAGGACCGCAACTTCTCGCTCTCCAACGGCGCGATCACGGCCGTCGGCTTCGCCGTGACCTGCATGGCGCTGCCGCTGGTGTTCTACTTCCAGACCGTCCGTGGCCTCACCCCCACCCAGTCGGCCCTGATGCTGGCGCCGACCGCCGTGTTCTCCGGTGCGCTCGCGCCGGTGATGGGAAAGCTGATCGACAAGATCAACCCGAAGTTCATCGCCACCCCGGGCCTGGTGCTGTTCGGGCTCGCGCTGTTCCTCTACTCGCAGATGCTGAGCCCGGACGTGAACATCGGGCTGCTCCTCATCCCGAGCGCCCTCCTCGGGATCGCGATGTCCGGCGTGTGGGGGCCGATCTCGGCGACCACCACCCGGAACCTTCCGCTGAGCCAGGCCGGAGCCGGTTCCGGCGTCTTCAACACCACCCGCCAGGTCGGCGCGGTGCTCGGCAGCGCCTCCATCGCCGCCCTCATCTCCGGCCGCCTCGCGGTCGATCTGCCGAAGCTCCCCGGCGGCGCGAGCGCGAGCGGGGCGACGACCGGGACGGAGCTGCCGGCCTTCCTGCACGCCGGGTTCACGCAGGCGATGTCGGAGTCGCTGCTGCTGCCCGCTGCTGTCGCCGTCCTCGGTGCGCTGTTCGTGGTCTGGTGGGAGAAGCCGCGCCCGCCGGCCTGGGGACCGCGTGCCGCAGGAGCAGGCAGCGGCGCCGGCAAGGACGCGGGTGCGGACACCGGCGAGCCGGAGTCCGTCACAGCCGGAGCCGCCGCTGGCGCCGCGCCGCACGGATCGCACGCTTCGGAGGCTCCTGTGGACGCCGTGCGCCACGGCGTCCACGCGGCCGAAGTGCCCGCGCCGGACGAGGACGGTCACCGCGGAATGCATGCCGCTCCCGCCGAGCGCTGA
- a CDS encoding PadR family transcriptional regulator: MPRTPALTSLAVAALALLAEGPTHPYEMYQTLMQRSENRLVKVRPGSLYHTVDRLAWQALVRATGTEREGNRPERTTYEITEKGTLALAERVAEILGTPVNEFPEFPLGLGEAHNLPLETVIALLRKRVGLLRADIAVLDNAIDTVRAKGLPVKYWMDVRYLRTMAEADVAALDALIDDLVSGELSWDEEKHHP; encoded by the coding sequence ATGCCCCGTACCCCTGCGCTCACCTCCCTCGCCGTCGCCGCGCTCGCGCTGCTCGCCGAGGGGCCGACGCACCCGTACGAGATGTACCAGACGCTCATGCAGCGCTCGGAGAACCGGCTGGTCAAGGTCCGTCCCGGCTCGCTCTACCACACCGTCGACCGGCTGGCCTGGCAGGCTCTGGTGCGGGCGACCGGGACCGAGCGCGAGGGCAACCGGCCCGAGCGCACCACCTACGAGATCACGGAGAAGGGGACGCTGGCGCTCGCTGAGCGCGTGGCCGAGATCCTCGGCACGCCGGTCAACGAGTTCCCGGAGTTCCCGCTCGGTCTCGGGGAGGCGCACAATCTGCCCCTCGAGACCGTGATCGCGCTCCTGCGGAAACGGGTCGGTCTGCTCCGCGCCGACATCGCCGTGCTGGACAACGCGATCGACACCGTGCGGGCGAAGGGGCTGCCTGTCAAGTACTGGATGGATGTGCGCTATCTGCGCACGATGGCGGAGGCCGACGTGGCCGCCCTCGATGCCCTGATCGACGACCTCGTCTCGGGAGAGCTCTCCTGGGACGAGGAGAAGCACCACCCCTGA
- a CDS encoding helix-turn-helix domain-containing protein has product MSETSSLPDRAIGFLAVVACTPNRAAVLRYLLTHPEGASSVDMGAALRMSTTVALSHLIDLEDLGVVDCSASRLASGRRQRSGVYRLKVRGFSAEELAALQVLTGIGAATVLARADLDDFTPLELIAEAHRRLFEERGGEPGEPA; this is encoded by the coding sequence ATGTCGGAGACCTCCTCCCTCCCTGATCGTGCGATTGGCTTCCTCGCGGTGGTCGCGTGTACGCCGAACCGTGCCGCGGTGCTGCGCTATCTGCTGACGCATCCCGAAGGCGCGTCCAGCGTCGACATGGGCGCCGCTCTGCGGATGTCGACCACCGTGGCCCTCTCCCATCTGATCGACCTCGAGGATCTCGGCGTGGTCGACTGCAGTGCGAGCCGGCTCGCGAGCGGACGGCGTCAGCGCAGCGGCGTCTACCGGTTGAAGGTGCGGGGATTCTCGGCCGAGGAATTGGCCGCGCTCCAGGTCCTCACGGGGATCGGCGCCGCGACGGTGCTCGCGAGAGCGGACCTCGACGATTTCACTCCGCTGGAGCTCATAGCCGAAGCGCACCGGCGGCTGTTCGAGGAGCGGGGCGGGGAGCCCGGCGAACCCGCTTGA
- a CDS encoding HAD family hydrolase, giving the protein MTPDGLITSEFDDAATIDDETDDLDVDDLQLVVLDLAGTTVVDGALVERAFERAAEAAGIAGSAADSARARAFVRETMGQPTISVFRVLTVDEYQAQHANAVFGSAYVELAAEEGLRPVPGAEELIRRLRAIGVKVALITGFSRATKDAVLDALGWRDLADFALSPAEAGRGCPSPDPKRREAALAFGAVAVADPGVSAEGLGGSLAAFVKAGGRGAAPTIALEFTGAPFALRSLFGMLDVGGILVLVGSVGPAGPSAERPLLPEQLARRLLTVRGVHDYAPHHLEQAVRFLAGEGRGYPFEELVGAVFPLAEVDAALACSEYPRVAVRP; this is encoded by the coding sequence ATGACCCCTGACGGTCTCATCACCAGCGAGTTCGACGATGCCGCGACCATCGACGACGAAACCGACGACCTCGATGTCGACGACCTCCAGCTCGTCGTGCTCGACCTGGCCGGGACGACGGTCGTCGACGGCGCGCTGGTGGAGCGGGCCTTCGAGCGCGCCGCCGAAGCCGCGGGCATCGCCGGGTCTGCCGCCGACTCCGCCCGCGCCCGTGCCTTCGTCCGCGAGACGATGGGGCAGCCGACGATCTCCGTCTTCCGCGTGCTCACCGTCGACGAGTACCAGGCGCAGCACGCGAACGCCGTGTTCGGGTCCGCCTACGTCGAGCTTGCCGCAGAGGAGGGCCTCCGTCCCGTCCCGGGCGCCGAGGAGCTCATCCGCCGTCTCCGCGCGATCGGCGTCAAGGTCGCCCTCATCACGGGCTTCTCACGCGCGACCAAGGACGCCGTGCTCGACGCGCTGGGCTGGCGCGACCTCGCCGACTTCGCCCTCAGCCCCGCCGAGGCGGGCCGGGGCTGTCCCTCCCCCGACCCGAAGCGCCGTGAGGCGGCTCTCGCGTTCGGTGCTGTCGCCGTGGCCGATCCCGGGGTCTCCGCTGAGGGCCTGGGAGGCTCGCTGGCGGCTTTCGTGAAGGCCGGCGGGCGCGGTGCGGCGCCGACGATCGCACTCGAGTTCACGGGGGCGCCGTTCGCCCTGCGCTCTCTCTTCGGGATGCTGGACGTCGGCGGCATCCTGGTGCTCGTCGGCTCCGTCGGCCCTGCCGGACCGTCTGCCGAACGGCCGCTGCTGCCGGAACAGCTCGCGCGCCGGCTGCTCACTGTTCGCGGTGTGCATGATTACGCGCCGCATCACCTGGAGCAGGCCGTCCGTTTCCTCGCCGGCGAGGGGCGAGGATACCCGTTCGAGGAACTGGTGGGCGCGGTTTTCCCGCTGGCTGAGGTGGACGCCGCGCTCGCCTGCTCGGAGTATCCGCGGGTGGCCGTTCGGCCCTGA
- a CDS encoding TIGR03364 family FAD-dependent oxidoreductase — protein MGRHYDLAVVGGGVVGLGHAVAALRRGLTVAVIERARGVNGASIRNFGHLCVTPQEGEARTYAELARELWLMLAPEAGFWLRESGTVVVAQAADELAVLEEFRDRRGVQDVRLLTPAEVRERVPAGGGVVGGALLPADLQVDPREAAPAIARWLDAHGVDFFWQTTVTGVETGRVYTSRGRVSADAVVVAVNHDVDQLFPGIAEAHGILRCGLDMMLVDADLDRPLSAPVLTGWSLLRYGGFAATPSAPVVRERLAEAHPELAALDVNQMYTQRPDDSLIVGDTHYRDADVPPFQSEPAFELLLEQTRALFGVERLRVRERWQGVYASAPDDFLVASPAPSVRVVSVTTGIGMTTGLGLADRVVDDLFSSVPRVPVPAAPLR, from the coding sequence ATGGGAAGGCACTACGATCTGGCGGTGGTCGGCGGGGGCGTCGTCGGCCTGGGGCACGCCGTGGCGGCGCTCCGGCGCGGGCTGACGGTCGCCGTCATCGAGCGGGCGCGGGGTGTGAACGGCGCTTCGATCCGCAACTTCGGGCACCTGTGCGTCACCCCGCAGGAGGGCGAGGCGCGCACCTATGCCGAGCTCGCGCGGGAGCTGTGGCTGATGCTCGCCCCGGAGGCCGGGTTCTGGCTGCGCGAGTCCGGGACGGTCGTCGTCGCCCAGGCGGCGGACGAGCTCGCCGTGCTCGAGGAGTTCCGCGACCGCCGCGGAGTCCAGGATGTGCGGCTGCTGACGCCCGCGGAGGTGCGCGAGCGCGTCCCGGCTGGCGGCGGTGTCGTCGGCGGCGCGCTGCTGCCCGCCGATCTGCAGGTGGACCCGCGCGAGGCCGCGCCGGCGATCGCCCGCTGGCTGGACGCGCACGGCGTCGACTTCTTCTGGCAGACCACCGTGACCGGCGTGGAGACCGGGCGCGTGTACACCTCGCGCGGGCGGGTCTCCGCCGATGCGGTCGTCGTCGCTGTGAACCACGATGTCGATCAGCTGTTCCCCGGCATCGCGGAGGCACACGGCATCCTGCGCTGCGGTCTCGACATGATGCTCGTGGACGCCGACCTCGACCGGCCGCTCTCCGCGCCGGTGCTGACGGGCTGGTCGCTGCTGCGGTACGGCGGGTTCGCGGCGACCCCGAGCGCACCGGTGGTGCGCGAGCGGCTGGCTGAGGCGCATCCCGAGCTGGCGGCGCTGGATGTGAACCAGATGTACACCCAGCGCCCGGACGATTCGCTGATCGTCGGCGACACGCATTACCGCGACGCGGATGTGCCGCCCTTCCAGTCCGAACCGGCGTTCGAACTGCTGCTGGAACAGACCCGCGCGCTGTTCGGCGTCGAGCGCCTGCGGGTGCGCGAGCGCTGGCAGGGCGTCTACGCCTCCGCGCCGGACGATTTCCTGGTCGCCTCGCCCGCTCCATCCGTCCGAGTGGTCTCGGTGACCACGGGCATCGGGATGACGACCGGCCTCGGCCTCGCCGATCGGGTCGTGGACGACCTCTTCTCCTCCGTTCCGCGGGTCCCGGTCCCGGCGGCCCCGCTCCGCTAG
- the purS gene encoding phosphoribosylformylglycinamidine synthase subunit PurS — MSTIVVEVMPKAELLDPQGKAVAAALTRTGKGAFSSVRVGKRFELTVDGPIDDATRAAVEEIANDILSNSVIEDVVGIHYPHEDA, encoded by the coding sequence TTGTCGACGATCGTTGTTGAAGTCATGCCCAAGGCCGAACTGCTCGACCCGCAGGGGAAAGCCGTCGCCGCGGCGCTCACCCGCACCGGGAAGGGAGCGTTCTCCTCGGTCCGCGTCGGCAAACGCTTCGAGCTGACCGTGGACGGCCCGATCGACGACGCCACGCGCGCCGCGGTCGAGGAGATCGCGAACGACATCCTCTCCAACTCCGTGATCGAGGACGTAGTGGGCATCCACTATCCGCACGAGGACGCCTGA
- the purQ gene encoding phosphoribosylformylglycinamidine synthase subunit PurQ, whose protein sequence is MRIGVITFPGSLDARDALRAVRLAGAEPVALWHGDHDLQRVDALMLPGGFSYGDYLRCGAIASLSPIMTEVLEAAGKGMPVLGVCNGFQMLAEAHLVAGGLIRNDHGNFIRRDQSLTVENTDTPWTGGFERGQEIVIPLKNGEGGFIASAEELKRLEGEGMVVFRYRGVNPNGSLNDIAGVRNDRGNVVGLMPHPEHAVELGFGPDTAQAMRSGTDGLAFFTSVVRSTLVEV, encoded by the coding sequence ATGCGCATCGGCGTCATCACCTTCCCCGGCTCGCTCGACGCCCGCGACGCGCTGCGCGCCGTCCGTCTCGCCGGCGCCGAGCCGGTCGCCCTCTGGCACGGCGACCACGATCTGCAGAGGGTCGACGCCCTGATGCTGCCGGGCGGGTTCAGCTACGGCGACTATCTGCGCTGTGGAGCCATCGCGAGCCTGTCGCCGATCATGACCGAGGTCCTGGAGGCCGCGGGCAAGGGGATGCCGGTCCTCGGCGTCTGCAACGGCTTCCAGATGCTCGCCGAGGCCCATCTCGTGGCCGGCGGTCTCATCCGCAACGACCACGGGAACTTCATCCGCCGCGACCAGTCGCTGACCGTCGAGAACACGGACACCCCCTGGACGGGCGGCTTCGAGCGCGGCCAGGAGATCGTCATCCCGCTCAAGAACGGCGAGGGCGGCTTCATCGCCTCCGCCGAGGAGCTGAAACGGCTCGAGGGCGAAGGGATGGTGGTCTTCCGCTACCGGGGCGTCAACCCCAACGGCTCCCTCAACGACATCGCCGGCGTCCGCAACGATCGCGGCAACGTCGTCGGGCTCATGCCCCACCCCGAGCACGCGGTCGAGCTGGGCTTCGGACCGGACACCGCCCAGGCGATGCGCTCCGGCACGGACGGACTCGCCTTCTTCACCTCGGTCGTCCGCTCGACGCTGGTGGAAGTGTAG
- a CDS encoding DUF3817 domain-containing protein gives MPPRLLYRTLAIAEAATWTLLLAGMLLKYAVKVGDWPVVVAGSLHGFVFLSYAIVATLVNVNQRWRLPLIVLAVVTAIVPYATVPFDLWADRSGGWTGAGARQPPKTLATTRGSAGCSGGC, from the coding sequence ATGCCACCTCGCCTCCTCTATCGAACGCTCGCCATCGCGGAAGCCGCCACCTGGACGCTCCTCCTCGCGGGAATGCTGCTGAAATACGCCGTCAAAGTCGGGGATTGGCCGGTCGTCGTGGCCGGTTCCCTCCACGGTTTCGTGTTCCTCTCGTACGCCATCGTGGCCACCCTCGTCAACGTCAACCAGCGCTGGCGCCTGCCGCTCATCGTGCTCGCTGTCGTCACCGCGATCGTCCCGTACGCGACCGTGCCGTTCGACCTCTGGGCGGACCGCTCGGGCGGCTGGACGGGGGCTGGCGCACGACAGCCACCGAAGACCCTCGCGACCACACGAGGTTCGGCCGGCTGTTCCGGTGGATGCTGA